One Aggregicoccus sp. 17bor-14 genomic window, GTCGAAGGAGGCGGTGCGGCTGGGTGGCGCGTCCAACCACCGCTTCGGCCTCTTCGACGGCGTGCTCATCAAGGACAACCACATCGCGGCGGTGGGCGGCTCCATCCGCCAGGCGCTGCGGCGGGCGCGCGAGAACGCGCCGCGGCTGGTGAAGATCGAGATCGAGGTCACGAACCTGAAGCAGCTCGCCGAGGCGATCGACGAGGGCGCGGACGTGATCATGCTGGACAACATGGACGACGCGCAGATCCGCGAGGCAGTGGCGCTCGCGGCGGGCCGCGTGCCGCTCGAGGTGTCCGGCGGCGTGACGCTGGAGCGCCTGCCGCGGCTCGCGGCGCTCGGCGTGGACTTCGTCTCCATGGGCGCGCTCACGCACTCGGCGCGGGCGATGGACCTGTCGCTGGAGATCGAAACGACTCGGGCGAAGACCCCCGCGAAGAAGAAGTCCCGCCGCTGAATTCAGGCGGCCCCGGCCGCGTCGCAGCCTCCCGAACCCCGAAGGCTCCCGAGGTCTCCATGGCGAAGCTCCTGAAGTGGTCGGCCCTCCCGCTCGCGGCGCTGCTGCTGGGCGCGTGCGGCGGTGCGCAGAAGCCCGCGAAGAGCGACGAGCAGCCGCTATCCGGGGAGCGCGCCTACCGCGCCGCGTACGCCCCGAGGGCGGCGGAGGTGAAGGACGGGCTCGCTTCCGGGCAGTGCCACGTCAACAGCAGCTGCGGAGAGCTCTCCTTCGTGGACTGCGGCATGGCCGCGGACGGCCCCGCCTACTACGTGAAGACCGCGAGCAACGAGGTGCTCGAGGTGTGCGGGGGCGCCTGTATGGCGGGCCCGCGCCAGGACATGTGTGTGGTCTGCCCGCCACCCGAGTGGACCTGCGGGCAGTAGGCCCCTCGCGCTCCGCCCGGCTCGCTCACCTCGACTCGCTCCCAACCCTGAGATTTATTCTCGAGTCGTACGCAGCGGAATGGACGCTGGCGGGCGCGGAGTTGCGGCCTCTACGACGCCGACACGAAGCTCACCCGTTTCGGGGCCCGTGACTACGACGCGGAGACGGGGCGGTGGACGGCGAAGGACCCGATTGGCTTTGAGGGGGGGGACGCGAATCTCTACGCGTACGCGGCAAACGATCCACTCAACTTCGTTGACCCCGATGGCCGTCGCTTCAAGAATCTTACTCAGCGGGAGTACGATTCCATCATGCGTCTTATGAAGGACCCAATGATCGGAGCGAAGGTCGAGTACCTGTACAAGACGAACCACGTTGAAATCTCTCTCGATTACGTGGATGGGTTCAGACTCGGTGCGTTCACCGACTACAACGACAACGGTATGGTCGGGGGAGGATGCTCACCGTTTCGGCCATCTACGGCAACAATCACCTACGACCCCATCGTCGCCGACTGGTTGATGCGGAAGTACAAAGGACTGTCGATGAACTTCGACCAGATGCTCGCGCATGAGTTGGGGCATCTCTATTACGCGAACATCACTTACTGGACCGGTCAAACCGGGACTAAGGATGCCAGTGACGCAATGAGCCTTCGATGGGAGAACACCCAACGCGGCGCTGGCCCTTACCGTGTTGCTCCTCACGACCCATAGAGCAGGAGGCTCCATGAAGACTTGGGTGTTACTGGTCGAACTCAGCGCCCTCGTTGCTGCGAGTTCGAACGGGGTCTCCTGCCGCAGCAGGCAGGCTCCAATTTCAGCCTCCGAAAGCAGCCTGCCAAGTGGCATGGACCTCGTCACGAGCTGCAGCAAAGACCTTGATTGCGGCGAGGGACGGCGCTGTCTCGCCACCCGGAACATCGCAGGCATCGAAGTCGCTCGTACGTGTGAACTCCCCTGCGCGCAAAGGCGCTGCCCTGAAGGAATGACCTGTCATCACTTAAGTGGGGGCCCCGAAACGGAGGAGTTCACTGGTGTTTGCCGACCGCAATCCCATGCATCCGAATAGCACTGGCACTGCTGGGGGCTGTTGCTCGGCTCGCGCCACCCCCGCTGACGCGCTCTCCACCAAGGGGCACCCCTTTAAACCTGTCGACGCGCGACGGGTGAGGGGCAGGCGTGGGAGGGAGCAGCCGGGAGCGTGGCTTGGGCCCGTGCGGGTTGCAAGGGCATGGAGGGTACAAGGCCATGCTCGATG contains:
- the nadC gene encoding carboxylating nicotinate-nucleotide diphosphorylase produces the protein MSDYLDRLISLALDEDLGAAGDVTTLALVPAEAEGRATLLAKEPMVLAGLDAFVRVFEWVDPDVEVVPVARDGDALKPRTVAAKLQGRLRSLLTAERTALNIIQRACGMATLSRAAADAVKGTKTRILDTRKTPPGLRALSKEAVRLGGASNHRFGLFDGVLIKDNHIAAVGGSIRQALRRARENAPRLVKIEIEVTNLKQLAEAIDEGADVIMLDNMDDAQIREAVALAAGRVPLEVSGGVTLERLPRLAALGVDFVSMGALTHSARAMDLSLEIETTRAKTPAKKKSRR